The following coding sequences lie in one Schistosoma mansoni strain Puerto Rico chromosome 3, complete genome genomic window:
- a CDS encoding putative gluconokinase, giving the protein MIIVIMGPCGCGKSTVGNSLAIRINWPFIEGDDYHSDKNRVKMSMGIPLNDEDRLPWLQSLRNELMQHKNAILACSALKKSYRNILSSSNDVNDPTRTLFVLLSANKSLLQKRVSERKGHFIHPSLIESQLETLESFGEDEKYLVIDASNSLTDITQQIMNTLST; this is encoded by the coding sequence ATGATCATTGTAATTATGGGACCATGTGGTTGCGGAAAATCAACAGTAGGAAATTCGTTGGCGATTCGAATTAACTGGCCATTTATAGAAGGTGATGACTATCATTCTGACAAGAATCGAGTTAAAATGTCTATGGGGATTCCGCTGAATGATGAAGATCGTTTGCCATGGCTTCAGTCCCTAAGAAATGAGTTAATGCAACACAAGAATGCCATATTAGCATGTAGTGCTTTGAAAAAGTCCTACCGAAATATTTTATCCAGTAGCAACGATGTAAATGATCCAACAAGAACACTTTTTGTGTTGCTAAGTGCAAATAAAAGTCTGCTACAAAAACGGGTCAGTGAGCGCAAGGGACATTTTATACACCCTTCACTTATAGAAAGTCAGCTAGAAACATTAGAGTCATTTGGAGAAGATGAAAAATACCTTGTTATTGATGCTAGTAACTCTCTCACGGATATTACTCAACAGATTATGAATACTTTGTCCACATGA